The sequence below is a genomic window from Salinispira pacifica.
TGTCGAAGGGATCGGCAAAGAGGGCGTGAACTCCGTACTCCAGTACACGGTACAGCCCGCCGTTCACCGTAACGATACAGGGCGTACCGCTGGCCATGGCCTCAATTGCGGTCATGCCGAAGGGTTCATAGCGGCTGGAGAGCACAAAAAGATCACCGGCCCGGTAATAATCCGGAAGGTCCTCATCGCTGATGAACCCCAGATACTCGATGTTATCTTCCGTACCGGCTTCTTTGCTGATTTTCTGAAGCTTGTCGAAAATGGCCTGCTCCGACGGGCTCCGGTCATCGTGACCGATGGCCAGAACCAGCCTGGCATCGGGAATGCGTTCCACCACCAGGGAAAACGCATCCACCAGCAGGTCAAGCCCCTTGTTTTCCGCAAGCCGGGAGACGGCAAATACCGTAGGTCCTTCCCAGCCGAGTCTGCTGCGCACCGCCTGCCGGGAGGATTCTCCCACAGGAAAAAAGCGGTTATCGTCGTATCCCGGAGGAATCATCCGCATATCGGTATGGGAAACATCGTAATCCTCCTGAATTTTGTCAACCTGAATTGGAGTTGTGGCCACCAGCAGATCGCAGGTGCGGTAGATCCGGGTTTCATGGGCGATCCGTTCTGTGAAATTGTATTTTTCCTCGAAACTGTCTGCGTCTTCGGGATAATCGGTGAGCATCTGCGCTTTTTTCCAGCTTCCGATGGAATGGGGGGTGTGCACGTGGGGAATTTCCAGCTGTTCGGAAAGCAGCTGACCGGCAAGTCCGGCGTCCCAGTAATGGCTGTTCACAAAGCTGTAGCTCAGGCCGTTGCGCTGAATATAGTTTTGGGCGTTCTTCACCCATTCGGGAATGGAGCGGTACAGGTACTCTTTGGGGATGAACTCCTCCCCTCCGCAGGGCATGCGGATAATCCGTACATTATCATCCACTTCCTCCACTTCCGGCTGGCCTTCAAATTTTCTTGTCCAGATATCCACATGGTACCCGAAATGGCTGATTTTTTTCGAAAGCTCAAGTACATACACCACCTGACCGCCGGTGTCCGGTGCACCCAGAGGCGGTTCAGCCGCCACATATCCGTGGGTTGAAATCATCATAATCCTGTTGGAAGAGCTCTGCTGGCCCGGTCGCTCTGTGGAACCCGATCCGGCTTTGGAACCCGAGCCTGCCGCAGATCCCGAAGCTGCCGGAGATCCGCTTTTCCGTGATGATTTTTCCTGATCCTGTGTCTTTTTTCCTTTTCTACGAAGCATTACATTTCCTCCCCGGGCGTTCAGTGGAATGCCCCTGCATTTTCACCTCAGCCCAATTACAAGCATAGTGATAGTACATGCTTTTGGCCAGTACGTTCCCTCAGAGGGCATTTCAGGTGGTCACCGGCCCCTCTGATTTGTATAATTGAGAATATGAAACAGGAAATTGACAGACTGATAGATAACATCCAGTCGGTGATCTACGTGGACCGCACCAAACTTGAGTATATTGTGGCGGCAATGATTGCAGGCGGACATGTAATGCTGGCAGACACCCATGGTGTTGGCAAAACATCCCTGGCCCGGGCCCTGGCGGGAAGCATCCGCTGGCCCGAACAGATGCGCACCCTGGAAGGGGTGGAGATCTCATATTTCAGCCGCATCCAGTGTACGGTGGATCTGCTTCCCCAGGATATTCTGGGATTCACCAGGATTCTGGGATCGGAGTATCAGCTGATATTCAACAGAGGTCCCATATTCTCCCATTTTATTCTCTGCGATGAAATCAACCTTCTCACTCCTAAAACCCAGGGAAGTTTCTTCCAGGCGATGGAAGAAAAGCATGTGAGCATCGAAGGAAAAACATACAGTCTTCCCCGGCTCTTTTTCCTGATTTCCACCATGAACCTGAAGGGCAACCATCTCTTTCCCCTGCCCGCCCCCCAGCTTGACCGTTTCATGATCCAGATATCCCTGGGATACCCCAGCGCGGAGGATGAGCTGAACATTGTGGCAACCCACGGATCCAGCAATGCCTGGGACAACTTCGCTCCGGTTGTCAGCGAAGAGGAAATTCTGGGATGGATGAACCGGGTTGATGAGATGGAATTGCACCCGGATGTGCTGGACTATATTATTTCACTGGTTCGGTCCACCAGAAGCCACCGCCAGATTGAGCTGGGCGCCAGCCCCCGCACCGGGGTCAAACTTTCCCGGCTTGCCCGGGCACTGGCAATCGTGAGGGGTGAGGATTTTGTGAGCATCGACACCATCAAAGAGATTGCCGTCCCCGCCATGGCCCACAGAATAGAATGTCAGGACGCGTCACTGGAATCCGCGGATGTGATCAGGGATATTCTCGCCACCCAGTCTGTGGACGGGAAAAAATCTCCCCGTGTTTCGAAACAGAGCGGCGCAGCGGTGAGAAGCTGAGAAAATCATGAAGGGCAGCTCCCCCGCCACCATCCACAGCCATTCCGGCAGATTTCCCGGCTCTTTTTCCGGTTCCGAATCCGGTTTCTTCACCCGGCTCACGTCCATGTTCCGGGCGATTGCCGAGGGATTTCCCTTTCGGATCTTCGGGATAATCAGTTTCGCCGGAGGAATTGTTCTCACATCCCGGGGTATGCTTATGAGCGATCCTCCGGGGCTGGCGACAGGAATTCTGGCACTCCTGTTCAGCATGGCGTTTACCATTGTGCTCTACGCCCTGCCGGGAACTGAGACGGAGCAAGCCCTGACCTGGTTTTCAACTCCCCCCCTCAGCGCAGGGACGGAGAGCCGAAGCCACCATCTTGAAACAGCGGTCTGGCCCCTTCCGCCCCTGTTCAGGATACATGTACAGCTCAGCGGGTATCTTGAAGCAGGAGATGTGGTCCTCTACAGGTTTCGCAGGGAATACCGTTTGGACGGTCCTGAAAGATGTCCTGTTCCCGTCACCCCGCCCATGCCGGGATTGCTTCACCTGGAGGCGAAGTTTTTCATCTGCGACATTTTCGGTCTCTCAAAACGCCGGCTTCCGGCTGTCCGGGACCGAAGCATCCCGGTGCTTCCTTCCCATGCTGCAACGGGACAGATGCATGTCAGGCACAGCAGCGAAAGCAGTGATGACAACACCCGGGTAAAACCCGCCGATGAGGAAAAGATTTTCATCAGAGACTATCAGACAGGCGATCTCGCCAGGGATATCAACTGGAAGGCCTCAAGCCGTATCGACAGTCTTCTCACCCGCATCCCCCCGGAATCCGAAAGTCCCTCTCCCCGGCTCCGGCTTGGGGTTCTGGCAGGCAGGGGCGGGGAAAACCCGGATTTCATCACCCTGGCTGAACTGGCCCGCCTGAAGTCCGTAGTCAGGGGATATATGGAGCAGGCGCTTCGGGAGGATGACGGACTGAGCTTCACCCTGGTGCTGGGGATGCAGCAGATAGAGATAAACAGCAGCGACGATCTGGAGCCCTGCTTTGAGCGGCTGGCCGCATGGCTGCCTTCGGTTCACGACGATCCGGAAAAGGCTCTTTTGGGCAATGCCGTCCAGGCCGGCGGAGGCTTTGAAAGCTACTCTGCCCTGTTCACCCATGCCTCGGCATTTTCCCGGGGCGGAATCTCAGAAAAAATCATGGCACACCCTCTGCTGGAGGGCGCACGGATTTTCTCCGTTTGCCCCGCCGAACCGGATCAGGAAGATGCACCTCTGTACCGCTGGTTTCCCGGATCCGGGTTCTCTCCCCTGCCCCGGGAGCTGGGGAATCCTGCGCCATGTCCAGGTCCGGCACAATCCGGGCAGCGCTACGCTGTCCGAACGGAGGTTCTATGAAGTCATTACTGGCCGGCAGACTGATCCTGTTTTTGGCTCTGGGGATATTTCCGGCATTTCATCCCGGTGTTCTCCGGTTCTCGGACCCGGCATATATAGTACAGTCATTTCTGCTGCTTCCCGCTGCGGTAATCCTGGCGTACCTCCGCCCCCGGCTGGGGAGCAGGGCCCTGGTACGCCCCAGCCGCCTGTTCAGCGGCCGGGTATCTCTCAGCCATCTGCTGGTCGCCGCTGTGATTCCCCTCATCCTGCTGATATTCGGCGTCAATTCCACCGCCCTTCGCCTGGCAACGCTGTGGATATACGGATATATCAGCATGTATCTGGCCATGGAACAGGGCATGCTCAGAATTCTGTACGGGGATCTGCTTATCTTCGCCTATATTCTCATCCGGCTGCTTGGGTACGGCCGGGTTTCCGATGAGATGCTCCAGGCAAGCCGGGGGTTCAATATCGGGGGAATTATCATTCTCATTTCCGGCTTCATCGCCTACGGAGTACTGATATACCTCCACCAGTTCAATTCCCGCAGCCGCCGGCCGCGCTGGGGGGAACTGGCCGGAGGATTGGGGGTATTTATCGTCATGGCCGTACTGATCGCCCTCCTCATTCCCGGCAATTCGGTGAGCAATCCCCGGGTATTCAACGGGCTGAACGACATTATCGAGCCCAGACTGCGTCCCCTGGACCGGGAGAGCAACAGTCTTGAGCAGGGAGGCAACCTTCAGGGCGGTGCAGGAGAAGAGGGGCAGCAGGGAGAAGAAGGCCGGGAAGGGGAAGTATACGTCATGTCCCCGGACAGCTGGGGTAACCAGGGAGGAAGCGGCCAGGGTTCGATGCAGAACCAGTATATGGTGATGGTAGTGGCATCCCCGGTGAATCCGGTGTACCTGGCCGACCGCTATTACAATCATCTTGATCCCTCCAGGGGCTTCTTCGCCGACCCTGACTTTCAGCTCAACAGGCTGCCCGTGCCCAATACCTGGAGAGCTGGGTAAATCCCGACCCCCTGCCCCTGCGGAACCGAAGCCCGGTCTGGATAGACGTGTACTCAACCATCCGGGACAAGGTGAGCTCCTACCAGCCCCTGGAGATCGAACCCAGCGTCATGGAC
It includes:
- a CDS encoding glycosyltransferase — protein: MLRRKGKKTQDQEKSSRKSGSPAASGSAAGSGSKAGSGSTERPGQQSSSNRIMMISTHGYVAAEPPLGAPDTGGQVVYVLELSKKISHFGYHVDIWTRKFEGQPEVEEVDDNVRIIRMPCGGEEFIPKEYLYRSIPEWVKNAQNYIQRNGLSYSFVNSHYWDAGLAGQLLSEQLEIPHVHTPHSIGSWKKAQMLTDYPEDADSFEEKYNFTERIAHETRIYRTCDLLVATTPIQVDKIQEDYDVSHTDMRMIPPGYDDNRFFPVGESSRQAVRSRLGWEGPTVFAVSRLAENKGLDLLVDAFSLVVERIPDARLVLAIGHDDRSPSEQAIFDKLQKISKEAGTEDNIEYLGFISDEDLPDYYRAGDLFVLSSRYEPFGMTAIEAMASGTPCIVTVNGGLYRVLEYGVHALFADPFDKLELGINMFEALHYPALRDRLKLRAAQRARARFTWTGIAQRLLNEVENLTDVVNR
- a CDS encoding AAA family ATPase, encoding MKQEIDRLIDNIQSVIYVDRTKLEYIVAAMIAGGHVMLADTHGVGKTSLARALAGSIRWPEQMRTLEGVEISYFSRIQCTVDLLPQDILGFTRILGSEYQLIFNRGPIFSHFILCDEINLLTPKTQGSFFQAMEEKHVSIEGKTYSLPRLFFLISTMNLKGNHLFPLPAPQLDRFMIQISLGYPSAEDELNIVATHGSSNAWDNFAPVVSEEEILGWMNRVDEMELHPDVLDYIISLVRSTRSHRQIELGASPRTGVKLSRLARALAIVRGEDFVSIDTIKEIAVPAMAHRIECQDASLESADVIRDILATQSVDGKKSPRVSKQSGAAVRS
- a CDS encoding DUF58 domain-containing protein gives rise to the protein MKGSSPATIHSHSGRFPGSFSGSESGFFTRLTSMFRAIAEGFPFRIFGIISFAGGIVLTSRGMLMSDPPGLATGILALLFSMAFTIVLYALPGTETEQALTWFSTPPLSAGTESRSHHLETAVWPLPPLFRIHVQLSGYLEAGDVVLYRFRREYRLDGPERCPVPVTPPMPGLLHLEAKFFICDIFGLSKRRLPAVRDRSIPVLPSHAATGQMHVRHSSESSDDNTRVKPADEEKIFIRDYQTGDLARDINWKASSRIDSLLTRIPPESESPSPRLRLGVLAGRGGENPDFITLAELARLKSVVRGYMEQALREDDGLSFTLVLGMQQIEINSSDDLEPCFERLAAWLPSVHDDPEKALLGNAVQAGGGFESYSALFTHASAFSRGGISEKIMAHPLLEGARIFSVCPAEPDQEDAPLYRWFPGSGFSPLPRELGNPAPCPGPAQSGQRYAVRTEVL